From the Caloenas nicobarica isolate bCalNic1 chromosome 2, bCalNic1.hap1, whole genome shotgun sequence genome, the window GGGCGGCGTGGTGCCCGGTTCCTCCCTGCCCGCTCGCTCTGCTTCACCGCCGCCTTTGCCCTTGCCAGGCTGCTGCGCGCCGCCCGCCCTCTGAGGAGGCTCCTTCGCCCTGCGCGGACGAGGCggaggaggcggaggaggagaaggggaggaaggcGCGGCCCCAGCCGCCGCTGCCCAGCCGGCGTCCCGCAGAGCTCTGGCCGCAGGGCGCCGCGGCGGCAGCAGGCGCGCAGCCCCCTCCGCCTCCCCGCGCGCGTccgcccgcggcggcggcggcgcggggcgccCGCATGGCGGCGGCGAGCCGGAGCGGCGGCGGTCCGGCGCTGGGCATGGGgctgcggcggcggggggcgctgCCGGAGCCGGcgggcggctgctgctgctgcctggcggcggcgctgccgctgctgctgctgctactgccCGCCGGGTGCCCGGTGCGGGCGCAGAACGACACGGAGCCCATCGTCCTGGAGGGGAAGTGCCTGGTGGTGTGCGACTCCAGCCCCTCGGCCGACGGCGCCATCACCTCCTCCCTGGGGATCTCGGTGCGCTCGGGCAGCGCCAAGGTGGCCTTCTCGGCCACCCGCAGCACCAACCACGAGCCCTCCGAGATGAGCAACCGCACCATGACCATCTACTTCGACCAGGTCAGCCGCCGCCCGCTTTGCCTttgctgccccccacccccgcgCCGGCCGGCCCCTCGCCTCCTTGCGCGGCATCCCCGCCCCTAGTCCCCCGTGACTACACGCTTGTTTTCGTTCTTGGTCCCCTTCCACGTTTTAATCCTGACACACCCGCTCAAGAGCAATTTTACATCTGAAATCCCAAGAAAGAGTTGGGGAAGTTCTTTCAGGTGGCTACAGGGCTTTCCTGGAGTGGTGACGGGGGTGGGAAGCGGGTCCCATCGCCAGTACGGAGTGGGCTTTAACCTGTGAACCTGTGCCTCGGACGCTTGCGGGAACGCCTTGCAGCCGAGGATTGCCCTGGGCAGTCAGGGGCGACCCGAGGGGAAGGGTGCATATGCCCGCTTCGGTGCTCCGTCGGAAATTTACCGATGGGGAGTCGCCGGATCTGCCGGTTCCGAGCGCATTTGACGATGTTACAGCATCTCTtagcgggagggagggagggctgaggaagaagagagtGTTTCCCGCGTTATCAAACGAGGCGAACAATGTCCCCGGTGGGTTATAACAGAAAGGTGTTACCCTGCACGGCATACACTGGGCAGAGCAGCGGACAGCCACAGCCCACCCTGCTCATCCTGCCCCATCCCCGCCGCACTGCTTGCTTCCCGGAGCACAGTCCCCGTCCTTCCGTTTGATTTTTGCgattacatttacttttttttttttttctactttctctGACTCCTGGAGAAGGATTGCAGAGTCCGCCAAAATTAGCACACACAAACTGttttctctggtttgttttcatctgtctgtctgcctgtcaTTCTTCTGTCTACCAGTCCCTCCTGTTGAATTTGCACAGCTCTTCCTCAAGTACAAGATCACATAAAGTCAGAtcagtagaggaaaaaaaaaaagagcttgctTCATTTATAACGTATTTTAGAGGCTTTACCCCGCAATGCTTAGTACTCAGGAGTTTGAAGGCATTCCTTCCTTAGTGCTCCCACAATAacgattattttttttttttctttcttggaaacAATAGAGTTCGGCTATTTGTGAGGAAAGactcaggatttggggggggtttgtttATGATCTTTTTTCCCTCgtgctttgtatttttcttcatcaaaaCAGAGATTTTAGCCTGCAAAGCTGAGTGTGATGGGCAAAGCGGAGCAGCCGGCTTGGGCTCACCCACTTGCCACACAGGATCCTCATGGGGCCATGGGTTTTCACCCCTCATTACCCGTGCCTTTTGAGCCAAATCAGGCTGCCCATCGCTGGAGCCTGGAAAGGAAACGAGTGGATGAGCTTGAGCTGGATCCCCGTCACATCAGTGGGCTCTGCACCGCCAGCGACTGCGGGGATAGAATGTGGCTGCTGCTTCCAAGTCAGGCTTTGCACATCTGCCAGAGGACAccactctttctcttttttctttctttcaaaagtcATTGAAATAAATGACAAATTCAGATTGTTGTcaaggaggaagagcagggCCACCCCAGGCACCTGAGGAGGGTGTgggccaggcagcacagctctCCAGAGGGACAGAGAAGCACAAGCTGGCAGATGTTGCTGTTGCTGAGCATCCTGTCTTTTCCTTTGCCCCTCTTTGCAGCATGATTTTAGTTTCATATCCTATTAAACTCAAGAGCAGGTCTAAGTTCAGTAGTGCTAGCTAAAAACCACATATTTTCATTATGAGTGGATGAGTTTCAGTggttttttcctcacttctttcccctccctcctttccttccttctacTTCCCCCCCATCCGCTTCTGCCACCTTTGCTTTATTGACAATCCAGTGTGAACATTTGCACTTCATCTAACAGGCTTTGGAGATAATTTTTGCGTAACTAAATCGTTTTATGAACTGTGATGCTTTCTAAATGCCTCTGTAACTTGGCTGCTTTCCCCTGCAGTGCACTTTTAATTGTGCTGCAAATGCCATTTTGGCTAGGCTTTATATTGGTCAGGGAGCTCATGTCAGATTTTCACTGACGGTTTTCTAAGGTGGGGtctgatttctctttttctctctctcctttttttttttaaaatgttttcttcgTTTGTTTACTTTCCAGGTATTAGTTAATATTGGCAACCATTTTGATCTTGCATCCAGTATATTTGTAGCACCAAGAAAAGGGATATATAGTTTCAGTTTCCACGTGGTCAAGGTCTATAACAGACAAACCATCCAGGTGGGTTGTGATCTAAAGAAGAcattgtctttccttttttttcccaaatgctcATTTCTAGACCCTAAGGTGCATTTACAAGAGCAGCAAATGAAGAATGAGACTGTAGgttattttaattaaagggATCTCTGTGCATGACAGAAATCACAGATTGCCTTAGCTTAATTCAACCCTGTTTCTAACCTGTGCAAAACTTTAGTGATGTGTACAGGGCAAAAAAGTCATTGAGAGTATTGAGAAAACTCaaattctctctctttgcaCTTTTTAGGTAAGTTTAATGCAAAACGGCTACCCAGTGATTTCAGCTTTTGCAGGGGATCAGGACGTCACCAGAGAAGCAGCCAGCAATGGGGTCTTGCTCCACAtggaaagagaagacaaagttCATCTGAAACTGGAAAGGGGCAACCTCATGGGAGGGTGGAAATATTCAACCTTTTCCGGCTTCTTAGTATTTCCACTATAAAAGAAGGCCAAATAGGAGACAGATCCATGAGCCGGAGCACGGATTCAGTCGTTAACAACATCCTGAACTTGGCAGCACATGACAATATTTCCAGTCACTCCGTCAGACTGTCACGGTAGAAGAATGATAACCTTCTAAACTCCAATATTTGCTTTGAGTATTGACAATTCCTTGGGAACCTGCGCCTCTAATTAGTTTTAGACGACAGTGATCTTTAGGAGAAATGAAATTATCGACCTGAGCAATTTGTACCTGTGATTGTAAAGTCAATTTCGGATTTTATTGTTGGGATCATTGactttctgcttattttttattttttcctctctttcatttttttcctctttttctttctcttgttgtTGTCCCAATAAGACAAATAAGTTGGACCACACAATCGCTTTGTCAAAGGCTCGCTCCAGAGCCAGAAGAATGAAGTGTTCAGCCCAATGAGGTGTTCTTTCcatgctttatttctttgtgttgtATAgccttaaggaaaaaagaaaaaaaaaaaaagaaaaaaaaaagaaaaaaaaaaagaatggctTCAGTCTAAGTCCTGTATTTTT encodes:
- the CBLN2 gene encoding cerebellin-2 — its product is MAAASRSGGGPALGMGLRRRGALPEPAGGCCCCLAAALPLLLLLLPAGCPVRAQNDTEPIVLEGKCLVVCDSSPSADGAITSSLGISVRSGSAKVAFSATRSTNHEPSEMSNRTMTIYFDQVLVNIGNHFDLASSIFVAPRKGIYSFSFHVVKVYNRQTIQVSLMQNGYPVISAFAGDQDVTREAASNGVLLHMEREDKVHLKLERGNLMGGWKYSTFSGFLVFPL